The DNA region GGTTTATTCAACAGTGATTATTGAGGGTCTCTTCTCAGAACACCTAGGAAAGTTTTCCTGAGAAAATAGCACTTGAGCTGGGATATTAAGTTTACATAAGAGTTAACTAGGTAGAGAGGGGAgaaaagaacattccaggcagttGGAATAGCATATGCAAAGCCCTAATAGTAGGAAGTAGCATGATAAGTAATGAGGGTGACACCAGGTCAGTTTGGCTGGAGTGGGAAGGTggcggggcggggggtggggcaTCCTATGAAATGAGGCTAGAGAAGCAGGCAGGTCAGATTCCTCAGGGACGTCTCTGTAGTCTTGAGACCGTGGAGTTCTGTATAGTTGGAACCTTCTGACCTCAGAGTTCTGAGATTGTGTGATCAGGACCCTGAGGTTCTTTTTCTGGCTTCAGAACTTTGAGAAAATCTTTGGAGAGAATACCACAATTGTCCAGCATGAGGAGAGGCAGGTGGCGTGTTAGTAGCTCCTGATTAGAGAAGAGAGGGCCTTGTTGAGTCTCCTCTTGTGTTTACCTCCATAGGATGGCTCGCTCCTGTCCTCCCCATTCCTCAAAGGCTTCCTGGCTGGCTATGTGGTAGCTAAACTGAGGGCATCAGCAGTACTGGGCTTTGTCGTGGGCACCTGCACTGGCATCTACACAGCTCAAACATATGCTGTGCCCAATGTGGAGAAAACATTGAGGGACTATCTGCGGTCACTGCGCAAGGGGCCTGACTAGCTCTGGATCCTGTGGGGAAGGCAGGATGAGCAGCTAGGGCCTACAGGCTGAGGCCTTTCAACCACAGGCACCATATTTGGCTTCCCTGTCTGTCACACCTTTGCGGTCTCCACCCTTCCTGCCACCCTCAtccctgcttcccttcctgcAGAAGGTAGACAGTGGCTCATCAGTGTGCCCTGTGGACTCCCTAACCCCATCGGATTGGCCCCAAGACTTTGACTTCAAGGGCCACCAACCCCTTCCTCTTCCATCCTTGACTGTGGAGTTTACAACTGACTCTAATCCTCAGTATTCTCTCTGGTGATGTACCACAGCTCCCCCGTCCTTGGAGCTGGCTCCATAACTTGATTTTCCCCAAACGTGTCACACTCCCCACAGGGTCTGGTGTGGGCATGAGTGTAGAAGATGGGGGTATGCCAGGCCTGGGCCGTCACAGGCAGGCACGCTGGACCCTGATGCTACTCCTGTCCACTGCCATGTATGGTGCCCATGCCCCACTGCTGGCACTGTGCCATGTGGATGGCCAGGTGCCCTTCCGGCCCTCCTCAGCCGTGCTACTGACCGAGCTGACCAAGCTGCTGTTGTGCGCTTTCTCCCTCCTGGTGGACTGGCAAGCATGGCCCCGGAGGGCCCTGCCCTTTCGCCATGCTGCCCCCTTCGCAGTATCAGCTCTGCTCTATGGCGCCAACAACAACCTAGTGATCTACCTTCAACGTTACATGGACCCCAGCACCTACCAGGTGCTGAGCAATCTCAAGATTGGAAGCACGGCCCTGTTCTACTGCCTCTGCCTCCGGCACCGCCTCTCTGCTCGCCAGGGGTTAGCACTGCTGCTGCTGATGGCAGCAGGGGCCTGCTATACAGCTGGTGGCCTCCAGGACCCCTGGAACACTCTCCCTGGGCCCCATCCAGCAGCTGCTGCTGGCCCCATGCCCCTGCATATCACTCCCCTGGGACTGCTGCTCCTTCTCCTATACTGCTTCATCTCAGGCTTGTCATCTGTGTACACAGAGCTGCTCATGAAGCGGCAGAAGCTGCCCCTGGCACTTCAGAACCTCTTCGTTTACACTTTCGGTGTGCTCCTGAACCTGGGTCTGCACGCAGGCAGCAGCTCTGGCCCCAGCCTCTTGGAGGGTTTCTCAGGATGGGCAGCTCTCATGGTGCTGAGCCAGGCAGTCAATGGATTGCTCATGTCAGCTGTCATGAAGCATGGCAGCAGCATCACACGCCTTTTTGTTGTATCCTGCTCACTGGTGGTAAACGCTATGCTCTCAGCAGC from Choloepus didactylus isolate mChoDid1 chromosome 13, mChoDid1.pri, whole genome shotgun sequence includes:
- the SLC35A4 gene encoding probable UDP-sugar transporter protein SLC35A4; protein product: MSVEDGGMPGLGRHRQARWTLMLLLSTAMYGAHAPLLALCHVDGQVPFRPSSAVLLTELTKLLLCAFSLLVDWQAWPRRALPFRHAAPFAVSALLYGANNNLVIYLQRYMDPSTYQVLSNLKIGSTALFYCLCLRHRLSARQGLALLLLMAAGACYTAGGLQDPWNTLPGPHPAAAAGPMPLHITPLGLLLLLLYCFISGLSSVYTELLMKRQKLPLALQNLFVYTFGVLLNLGLHAGSSSGPSLLEGFSGWAALMVLSQAVNGLLMSAVMKHGSSITRLFVVSCSLVVNAMLSAALLRLQLTAAFFLATLLIGLAVHLYYGSQ